The following are from one region of the Heliomicrobium undosum genome:
- the truA gene encoding tRNA pseudouridine(38-40) synthase TruA — MSERRLKLTVAYDGTCYHGFQTQEDPALPTIQDELVRAIRVLTGEEAKVNCAGRTDAGVHARGQVVDFVTASRIPDDRFPFAMNTLLPSDIAVVAAKTVPSEFHSRFGALGKHYRYTIYNHRIPSPFHRRYSHQVFPPLRFEAMAAAAQCFVGTHDFRGFCATGTPVKDFVRTVYRCDLTRQEEHRLVLDVMGNGFLYNMIRIIAGTLIDVGKGKIAPEEIPAIIASRDRTRAGTTAPPQGLCLMKVWHDPLDFPFNVK, encoded by the coding sequence ATGAGCGAACGCCGCCTAAAACTGACCGTGGCCTATGACGGGACCTGCTACCACGGCTTTCAGACCCAGGAGGACCCCGCCCTTCCCACCATTCAGGACGAGTTGGTCCGGGCGATCAGAGTCCTGACCGGTGAGGAGGCCAAGGTGAACTGCGCCGGTCGCACCGACGCCGGTGTCCATGCCCGTGGGCAGGTCGTCGACTTTGTCACGGCGTCACGGATCCCCGACGACCGTTTTCCCTTTGCCATGAACACGCTCCTGCCGTCGGACATCGCCGTCGTCGCGGCGAAGACAGTGCCCTCGGAGTTTCACTCCCGCTTCGGCGCCCTTGGCAAGCACTACCGCTACACCATCTACAACCACCGCATCCCATCGCCCTTTCACCGGCGCTACTCCCACCAGGTCTTTCCGCCCCTCCGTTTCGAGGCCATGGCGGCGGCGGCGCAATGCTTTGTCGGAACCCATGACTTTCGCGGTTTTTGCGCCACCGGCACCCCCGTCAAGGACTTTGTTCGCACCGTCTACCGCTGCGACCTGACAAGGCAGGAGGAGCACCGGCTGGTCTTGGACGTGATGGGCAATGGCTTTTTGTACAATATGATCCGCATCATCGCCGGCACCCTGATCGATGTAGGCAAGGGGAAAATAGCCCCCGAGGAGATCCCTGCGATCATTGCCTCCCGTGACCGCACCCGGGCGGGGACTACAGCGCCGCCGCAGGGACTTTGCTTGATGAAGGTATGGCATGATCCCCTTGACTTTCCGTTCAACGTAAAATAA
- a CDS encoding sensor histidine kinase, whose product MRDIEMDSRRDVSIGMPEDSRARKPQREVLEWDEQAERMASLGRIATGIAHEINQPLNSLKVIADSMLYWHRKGKPADIEKIMENVSRISAQADRINDIIQHIRTFVRNQTPVDPRPCQVNVAVEGALALLGSQLSSHGIVVKTCLDPSLTQILAVSNRLEEVIINLVVNAMHALDSVERLEKRICISTRQAGSRVILEVEDNGCGIGEELRGRIFEPFFTTKPIEGMGLGLSIVHSVVTSFQGCIDTVANADCGATFRVTFPTYAGHAGEGAQG is encoded by the coding sequence GTGAGAGACATCGAGATGGACAGCAGGCGCGATGTTTCCATTGGTATGCCCGAGGATAGCCGGGCGCGGAAACCCCAAAGAGAGGTTCTCGAATGGGACGAGCAGGCGGAACGGATGGCATCGCTGGGGCGGATCGCCACCGGGATCGCCCATGAGATCAACCAGCCCCTCAACTCACTGAAGGTGATCGCCGACAGCATGCTCTACTGGCACAGAAAAGGAAAACCTGCCGACATCGAAAAAATCATGGAGAATGTGAGCCGTATATCGGCCCAGGCCGATCGGATCAACGACATCATTCAACATATTCGCACCTTTGTGCGCAATCAGACCCCCGTAGATCCGAGGCCCTGCCAGGTTAACGTGGCAGTGGAAGGCGCACTGGCGCTGCTCGGCAGCCAACTTTCCTCGCACGGGATTGTCGTCAAAACCTGCCTTGACCCTTCGCTGACGCAGATTCTGGCGGTGAGCAACCGGCTGGAAGAGGTGATCATCAACCTGGTCGTCAACGCCATGCACGCCCTCGACAGCGTGGAACGGCTGGAAAAGCGTATCTGTATCTCCACCCGGCAGGCGGGAAGCCGGGTCATCCTGGAAGTGGAAGACAACGGCTGCGGCATCGGAGAAGAACTGCGTGGGCGGATATTTGAACCCTTTTTTACGACCAAACCGATCGAGGGGATGGGCCTCGGCCTCTCCATTGTCCATTCTGTCGTCACATCTTTTCAGGGGTGTATCGACACCGTCGCCAACGCTGATTGCGGCGCCACCTTCCGCGTTACTTTTCCCACCTATGCCGGACATGCAGGAGAGGGGGCGCAGGGATGA
- the rplM gene encoding 50S ribosomal protein L13 produces MSTFMAKAEDVERKWYVIDAADKPLGRVASEAARLLRGKHKPIFTPHVDTGDHVIIINAEKVALTGKKLTQKMYYHHSRYPGGMTLINYGTLLKTKPERAVEKAIKGMLPKNRLGEQMYRKLNVYKGGEHPHQAQKPEAWTIRD; encoded by the coding sequence ATGAGCACCTTCATGGCCAAGGCCGAAGACGTCGAACGCAAGTGGTACGTCATCGACGCCGCCGACAAGCCTCTGGGCCGGGTCGCTTCCGAGGCTGCCCGCTTGCTGCGCGGAAAGCATAAACCCATTTTCACGCCCCATGTGGACACCGGCGACCATGTCATCATCATCAACGCCGAAAAAGTGGCGTTGACCGGCAAGAAACTGACCCAAAAGATGTACTACCACCATTCCCGCTACCCTGGTGGGATGACCCTGATCAACTACGGCACCCTGCTGAAGACCAAACCCGAGCGCGCCGTGGAAAAAGCGATCAAGGGCATGCTGCCCAAGAACCGCCTGGGCGAGCAGATGTATCGCAAGCTCAATGTCTACAAAGGCGGCGAGCATCCCCATCAGGCCCAAAAACCGGAAGCCTGGACCATTCGCGATTAG
- a CDS encoding energy-coupling factor transporter transmembrane component T family protein: MLKDITLGQYVPLDSPVHRLDPRTKLMATLLFSITLFLLPTLISVTLAGLPIIIAVVASRLPVHYILRGIKPLWIFIVFTLLVHLLSTPGETAVRLGPFDITWEGLQQGAMVSLRLVWLYAATSLLTLSTSPIALTDGLERLLSPGKKFGLPAHEFAMMTSIALRFIPTLIEETEKIMKAQSSRGAEFESGSLVARVKSLVPLMVPLLLSAFRRADELAMAMEARCYRGGEGRTRMRPLAMTRQDYAVTGAVLGFFTLMCLWRYAL; encoded by the coding sequence ATGCTGAAAGACATCACCCTCGGCCAGTATGTGCCGCTCGATTCGCCGGTTCACCGCCTTGATCCGCGCACCAAATTGATGGCGACGCTGCTCTTCAGCATCACCCTCTTTCTGTTGCCCACGCTGATCTCTGTCACCCTGGCCGGTCTGCCCATCATCATCGCAGTCGTGGCGTCCCGGTTGCCGGTCCACTACATCCTGCGGGGGATCAAGCCGCTCTGGATCTTCATCGTCTTCACCCTGCTCGTCCATCTGTTGAGTACGCCGGGGGAGACGGCGGTCCGGCTCGGCCCTTTCGATATCACCTGGGAAGGGCTTCAGCAGGGGGCCATGGTGAGCCTGCGGCTGGTCTGGCTCTACGCAGCCACATCGCTGCTGACGCTGAGCACATCGCCCATCGCCCTCACCGACGGTTTAGAACGACTTCTTTCCCCAGGGAAAAAATTCGGCTTGCCGGCCCACGAGTTCGCCATGATGACATCGATCGCCTTGCGGTTCATCCCGACGCTGATCGAGGAGACCGAAAAGATCATGAAAGCCCAGTCCTCACGGGGCGCCGAATTCGAGAGCGGCAGCTTGGTGGCGCGGGTGAAAAGCCTGGTCCCCCTGATGGTGCCGCTGCTGCTTTCCGCCTTCCGCCGGGCCGATGAACTGGCCATGGCCATGGAAGCCCGCTGCTACCGCGGCGGCGAAGGGCGCACCCGCATGCGACCCCTCGCGATGACGCGACAGGACTATGCCGTCACCGGCGCTGTCCTGGGTTTCTTTACCCTGATGTGTCTCTGGAGATATGCCTTATGA
- the rpsI gene encoding 30S ribosomal protein S9: protein MAQVQFLGTGRRKKSVARVRLVPGEGKFLVNNRSLMEYFGKKTLEMIVRQPLDLTKSEGRFDVLCNVHGGGTTGQAGAIRLGIARALLKADIGLRPVLKRAGFLTRDPRAKERKKYGLKAARRAPQFSKR from the coding sequence GTGGCTCAAGTGCAATTTTTAGGGACTGGCCGCCGGAAGAAGTCGGTCGCCCGCGTGCGTCTCGTTCCCGGCGAAGGCAAGTTCCTCGTCAATAACCGTTCCCTGATGGAGTACTTCGGGAAGAAAACCCTGGAGATGATCGTCCGTCAGCCTCTCGATCTGACCAAGAGCGAAGGCCGTTTCGACGTCCTGTGCAACGTCCATGGCGGCGGCACCACCGGACAAGCCGGCGCCATCCGCCTCGGCATCGCCCGGGCGCTGTTGAAAGCCGATATCGGCCTGCGTCCCGTCCTCAAGCGCGCCGGATTCCTCACCCGCGACCCCCGGGCGAAGGAACGGAAAAAGTACGGCCTCAAAGCGGCCCGCCGCGCTCCCCAGTTCTCCAAGCGCTAA